GTTCAGCGGGCCGGTCGTCGGGTGCCTGACGAGTCGGTCGTGGCGTCGCTCCGTGTCCTCGGGTTCCGACCTGTCGTCAGCAGGTCCATCGGGCGCTGTCACGCCAGTGCGTACGGTGGTCGCCCTCTTCAACTCCCCGCCCTATCGGCGCCAGAACGTCGGCGTGAAGAGGACCAGGACCGGGATAATCTCGATGCGGCCCACCCACATCAGCAGGACCATCAGCAGTTTGCTCGACCGGGCAAAGCCCTCGTACGTACCGTACGGGCCCGCCGCGCCGAACGCGGGACCGATGTTGAAGAAGGTCGATGCCGAGGCGCTCAGGGCCTCGAACTCGGTGAGTGGCGCGCCCGCCCGCTCGCCGTCGGCGATGAGCAGCACCGTCCCGAGGATGAAGAAGACGAGCGCCACCAGCGTGTAGGCGTAGACGTTCTGGACGGTCTGTTCGTCCACGGCGTTGCCGCCCAGCCGGATAGGGCGGATGGTCTGTGGGTGAGCCGAGACGTTCAGGTCACGCCAGAAGGACTTGGTCACCAGCAGCCAGCGCAGCGACTTTATCGAGCAGGTCGTGCTCCCGGCCATCCCACCGACGAACATCCCGACGAACAGCACGTTCTTCGCGGCGGCCGACCAGATGTTGAAGTCCGTCGACGCGTAGCCCGTCGTCGTCACGATGGAGACCACCTGGAAGACGGCGTGGCGGACCGACGCCTCGGGACCGCCCGTGATGGTCGCGTTAGCCACGAGCAAGGCGAGGATGAGCGCACTCCCGCCGGCGAGAATCCCCAGGTAGAAGTGGAGCTCGTCGCTGTCGCGGAGGCGGGAGACGTCCCCGCGGAAGACGGCGTACAGCAGGATGAAGTTCGTCGCGCCGACGACCATGATGAGGATGACGGCCCACTGGACCGCAGGAGAGAACGCGCCGACGCTCGCGGCCCGTGGGGAGAAGCCAGCGGTCGCGATGCCCGTGAAGGCGTGGGCGATAGCGTCGAAGACCGTCATCTTCGGCGCGAGGCCGACCACGCCCAGCAGCCCAAGCAGGAGCGCGGCCGCGGCGGTGAGCCCGAGGTAGAGCGTGACGAGTATCCGGGCCGTCTCGCCGATAGCGGGCGTGAGCTTCGTGACGTTCTTCGTCCGAGTCTCGGACTCCATCAGTTGCGCGCCGGCGACCGAGAGCCGCGAGAGGACCGCCGTGGCGAGCAACAGGACGCCGAGGCCGCCGAGCCACTGGATGACCTGGCGCCACATCAACAGGGCCCGGGAGTGGGCCTCGAAGTCGCGGACGACCGTCGCGCCCGTCGTCGTGATGCCGCTCATACTCTCGAAGAGGGCGTTGACGGGGCTCGTGAACACGCCAGTCCCCTCGACCAGGAACGGAATCGCGCCGACGAGCGCGATGGCGAGCCACGACAGCGACACCGCGAGGAACGCCTCGCGGTCGTAGATGTCCTCGCGCTCGAACTGGACGAGAAGCGTCCCGACGCCGAGGGAGACCGCGATGGCGGCGAGGTACGGGACCGGGTTCTCGCCGTAGACGAACGCGGTCACCAGCGGAATCGAGAACGGGACCGCCAGCCACTGAAGTATCGAGCCGACGACGTTCAGCGACGCGCCGACGTCGACCGACGTCAGCGACAGCGTGGGTCACCTCCCCGGCGCGTCGACACGGAGCGCGGCGTCGCGTTCACGGCACCCTGTACCGACCGAACTGTCTTGAACCCCCAGCCCAGCGAGGCGCCATATTCGCCTAGTCGCCGCGGATCTCGGCCATGTGGTCGATGCGCTGCTGGACGAGGTCGGGCTTGCCGATGTCGTGGCGAACGCGCAGCCCCTCGGTGCCCGCGCGCTGGAGCGCCCCTTCGGCGATCTCCTCGGCCTCTGAGATGGAGTCGGCGACGCCGACGACGGCGTAGGAGCGCGAGGTCGTCGTGTAGATGCCGTCCTCGCGGTCGTCGACGCTGGCGTAGAACAGCAGCGCCTCCCCGGCGTTGTCCGCGTCGATGGTGACCTTCGCGCCGGATTCGGGGTCGGTAGGATAGCCGTCCGGGACGGCGTACTTGCAGACGGTCGCCTTGGGCTGGAAGGAGAGCTGGGGGAGCGACTCGCCCTCGCGGGCGGCCGTCAGCACGTCCAGGAAGTCCGTGTTCAACACCGGGAGCGTGTTCATCGCCTCCGGGTCGCCGAAGCGTGCGTTGAACTCCACGACGCGCGGGCCCGTCTCGGTGAGCATGAACTGGCCGTAGAGGACGCCCTTGTACCCCTCGAGTGCGTCGACGGTGGCTTCGAGGACGTCGACGGCGTCGGTGTAGTCGTCCTCGGTCATGAACGGGAGCGCGAGGCCGGCGTCGGAGTAACTCCCCATGCCGCCGGTGTTGGGGCCCTCGTCACCCTCGTAGGCGCGCTTGTGGTCCTGAACAGCAGGAGTGACCCGGAGGTCACCGTTGGCGACGAACGCCTGGATAGTGAACTCCTCGCCGACGAGTCGTTCTTCGAGGACGACGCGGTCGTAGTCGGAGGTCCGGAGGTACTCCTTTGCCTCCTCGGCCGTACACTGGTCGCCGATGACCCGGACGCCCTTGCCGCCGGTGAGGCCGGCCGGCTTCACGGCGAGGTCGCCGTCGTACTCGTCGATGTAGTCGCAGGCGGCGTCCATGTCCTCGAACGTCTCGAAGTCGGGACAGCCGGGGATGTCGTGTTCCTGCATGAACCGGCGCTGGAACGCCTTGTCCGTCTCGATGCGGGCCTCGGCCTCCTGCGGGCCGAAGGCGTAGACGCCGGCGTCGTCGAGCGCGTCGGCCACGCCCGCCGCGAGCGGTGCCTCGGGACCGACGACGGCGAGGTCCGCCTCGACCTCGCGGGCGTAGGTGGTCACGGCCTGGGGATTGGTCGTGTCCAGCGCCTCGAACCCGTCCGCCAGGTCGACGATACCGGGGTTCCGGTTGCCGGCACAGGCGTACAGCGCGGCGTCGGAGTCAGCCAGCGCGCGAGCGACGGCGTGTTCACGGCCGCCGCCACCCACGAGCAGCACAGTCTCTGTCATGTTGGTAGGCCGGATTGGCTGGGACGTAAGTATTGCTCTCTCAGTGCGACCGGTGGCTCGCCTCGTCGGTCCGTTTTTCCCCGCGGCCCTCCGAGAAAGTGGTATGAGCGACAGCCCGGACCCGACGCGACGCAACCGGCTCGACGAGGCCCAGAGCCCCTACCTCCGCCAGCACGCGGAGAATCCCGTGCACTGGCAGCCGTGGGACGAGACGGCGCTCGACGCGGCGAAAGAGCGTAACGTCCCTATCTTCCTCTCTATCGGCTACGCCGCTTGCCACTGGTGTCACGTCATGGAGGAGGAGAGTTTCGAGGACGAGGCCATCGCCGACCTGCTCAACGAGCACTTCGTCCCCATCAAGGTCGACCGGGAGGAACGCCCGGATATCGACTCTGTGTACATGAGCATCTGCCAGCAGGTGACCGGCGGGGGCGGGTGGCCGCTCTCAGCGTGGCTCACGCCCGACGGCGAGCCGTTCTACGTCGGGACGTACTTCCCACCCGAGGAGAAGCGCGGCCAGCCGGGTTTCGCCGACCTCCTGCGGGACCTCTCGAACTCCTGGGCGGACCCAGAGCAGCGCGCGGAGATGGAGAACCGCGCCCGGCAGTGGACCGACGCCATCGAGAGCGACCTGGAGGCGACCGGCGGTCAACCTGGTGACCCTGACGAGGACCTGATTCAGACGGCGGCGACGGTCGCCCACCGGGGTGCTGACCGACAGCACGGCGGGTGGGGCTCCGGCGGGCCGAAGTTCCCCCAGACCGGCCGTATCCACGCGCTCTTGCGCGCCCACAGTGATGGTGGACAGGACGACTACCTCGCGGTGGTCGAGGAGACGCTGGACGTGATGGCCGACCGGGGTCTGTACGACCACGTCGGGGGCGGCTTCCACCGGTACGCGACCGACCCGCAGTGGGCGGTGCCCCACTTCGAGAAGATGCTCTACGACAACGCCGAGATCCCGCGCGCGTTCCTCGCTGGGTACCAGGCCATCGGTTCCGAGCGCTACGCGTCGGTCGTCAGAGAGACGTTCGAGTTCGTCCAGCGCGAACTCCAACACCCGGACGGCGGCTTCTTCAGCACGCTCGACGCCGTCAGCCGGCCACCGGACGACCCAGAGGGCGACACCGAGGAGGGGGCCTTCTACGTCTGGACGCCCGAGCAGGCCCACGCCGCCATCGACGACGAGACGGCGGCCGAGGTCTTCTGTTCGTACTACGGCGTCGACGGAAAGGGGGGGTTCGACGGGGGACGGGTCCTGGCCGTCCGCAAGCCCGTCGGAGCTCTCGTCGAGGAGTTCGAGATGGACGAGGCGGAAGCACTCTCACACCTCCAGACGGCGCTGAACCAGGCCTTCGAGGCACGTGAATCGCGTCCGCGACCCGCCCGCGACGAGAAGATTCTCGCCGGGTGGAACGGCCTGATGATATCGACGCTCGCCGAGGGGGCTATCGTGCTCGACGACGCGTACGCCGACGTCGCGGCCGACGCGCTCGGGTTCGTCCGCGAGCACCTCTGGAACGACGACGCGAAACGCCTCCAGCGCCGGTTCAAGGACGGCGACGTCGCCATCGACGGCTACTTAGAGGACTACGCGTTCCTCGGCCGGGGTGCGCTGAACCTCTTCGAGGCCACCGCCGACGTCGAGTACCTCGCGTTCGCCCGCGACCTGGCGACAGCCATCTGCGAGGCCTTCTGGGACGAGTCCGAGGGGACGCTCTACTTCACGCCGACGGGCGGCGAGTCGCTGGTCGCTCGGCCACAGGAACTGACCGACCAGTCGACGCCGTCGAGCACCGGCGTCGCCGTCGAGCTCCTGCTCTCACTCTCGCACTTCGTCGACGACGACCGGTTCGAGTCGGTGGCCGAGTCCGTCATCCAGACCCACGCCGACCGAATCTCGTCGAACCCGCTCCAGCACGCCTCCCTGACGCTCGCGACGGACACGTATCAGCAGGGCGCGCTCGAACTGACGCTCGTCGGCGACACAGGTGACCCGCCGGGAGAATGGCTGACTACGCTGGCCGAGACGTACGTCCCCCGGCGGCTTGTCGCCTGGCGGCCGGCAGCCGACGAAGGGTTCTCGGAGTGGCTCGCGTCTTTGGACCTCGACGAGGCCCCACCGATATGGGCTGGTCGCGACCCTGCCGACGGCGACCCCACCGTCTACGCCTGCCGGAACTTCGCGTGTTCACCGCCGAAACACGACCTCGAGGCGGCGCTGACGTGGGGGCAGAACTGACCGCGAGAACGGGACCTTCGCTCAGGGCTCGATGACGAGCTTGCCCATGAAGCTGTCTTCCATGACGGCGCGCTGGGCCTCGGCCGCCTCCTCCAGGTCGTAGGACCGAGCGACTTCTATCGACAGCGCGTCGGTGCCCATGAGGTGCGCGACGCCCCGAAGCGGGACCCTGAGGTCAGGTGTGTTGAACATACTCATGAACTGGTAGGAGACGTCCTTCGCCCGGGCCGGCTGGTCGTTCGTGAAGCCGGGGTTCGGCTGGTTCTCGCCGATGCCGACCACGCGACACTGGTCCGCCGCCACGTCGGCGTCGAGCTGGAGGTAGTCGTCCAGCCGGTGGTCCAGGACGACGTCGACGCCGCCGTCCGAGGCGTCGACGATGGCGTCGGCCAGGTCGTCACGGTCGTAGTCGAGCACCGTCTCGGCACCGAGGTCGGAGAGCGCCTCGTGATAGGTCGGTGCGGCGGTCGTGACGACGCGGGCGGAGACCGCCGCAGCAATCTGTACGGCTGCGTGGCCGACGCCACCCGACCCGCCGTGAATCAGGCAGTACTCGGCCGGGTCGAGTTCGGCGTGGTCGACCAGCGACCGCCACGCGGTGCCAGCGACGACGCCGGCAGCCCCGGCTTCCGTCAGGTCGGCCCCGTCCGGCAGGTGAACCACCCGGTCGGTGGGAACCGTCGCGTACTCGGCGTACGCCCCCTGGTGGGCAGCGTTCCCGATGCCGGTCCCATACACGCGGTCACCGGGTTCGAACCCCGTGACCCCGTCGCCGGTGGCGCTGACGACGCCGGCGACGTCGACACCCGGGGAGAACGGCAGCGAGGCCGGGGTGTAAGACCCGTCGCGGAAGTAGGTGTCGACCGGGTTCACGCCGGCGGCGGCGACTTCGACGAGGAGTTCGTCGTCGGCCGGCTCCGGTCGGTCGGTCTCTTCGACACCGAGAACGTCTGTACCACCGTGTTCGTGGAGGCGTACGGCTCGCATATCCGGAGTGAGAGGGGGACTTGACTTAAATGTGGGTCCACCCGGGTCCCCGGCCGACCGCTCACTCCAGCCAGTCTGGGTTGGGGCGGGGCGGACTGAAGATATCGATGGCGAGCAGCTCGTCGTCGCCGCGGTTCTCCGCCGCGTGGACCTCGTGGCTCTCGAGCCGGTAGGACTCGCCGGCCTCGACGGTCACCGCCTCGCCGTCCTCCAGGACGAAGGTCTGTGCGCCCTGGTAGACGAACCCGACCTGCTCGTGGTGGTGGCTGTGTTCGGGCACGCGGCCCCCCGGCGCCATCCGCAGGTGCTGGATGCTCATCTCGTCACCGGCGGCCATCTGTGCGAGGAAGACCCCGGGTTCGACTTCGACCTCTTCGAACGAATCGTCTGCTACGACGTCCATACTCGACGTGGACGGCCCACCATCAAAATAGTATCCGACGGAGCGGGCGACGACCGAGTAGGGCAGTCCATGTTCTGCTACAGACCCAAATATCCCCGGTTAGCAGGTATCTACCCGCTGTTTCTGAGCGAGACGTCGGCGGTAGCGACGGTATTACAAGGCAGGTATCGGGGGTAGCTCGGTCATATCATGTCAGGGGTCGCGTCACGGTACGAGACGGGCATCGGCCCGCTCGATACCGGTCTCGGGGGTGGGATTCCGGCCGGCAGCATCGTCGCTTTGCTCGCCGCGCCGACGAGCCAGTCCGAACTGCTGTTGTCCCAGTTCGCGACCGACAGACCGACGCTGTACCTGACCGCCAGGCGGTCGGTTTCGTCCGTCCGGAAGGCTTTCGAGTCGACAGGGGCCGAAGCATCGAACCGCTTCGTCAGGGCCGTCGATTCGGACGCGCCGCTCGTCGAAATCGCCGGGTACGTCAAGCGGGTCGCCAAGCCGTCAGTCGTGGTCATCGACCCGATGGACGCCGTCGAGACTTGTGACACGAAGTCGCTCCGGAGGTTCCTGGTGTGGTTACAGGAGCGACTGGACGCCACCGAGAGCATCGCTGTCCTCCACTGCCTCGCCGGTTCGAGCGCATCCGAGCAGCGCGACGTCACCACGTACATGGCGGACCTCGTGTTCAACCTGGAGACGTCCGTCGACAACCAGACCGTCGAGAATCGGCTCTCCGTCCCGAAGTTCCGTGGCGGGCCGGCGCTCCCCGCGCCCCTGAACCTGGAACTCACGGAGCGTGTGGCCGTCGATATCGACTGAGGCCTCGTCTCAGTCGAGCGCGGCGGCGATCTCGTCGGCCAGATACACCGCGATGGGCACGGGTTCGTCCTCGACGAACCGCGCCACCTCTTCGCCCTCGTACTCGACGACGACCGTTGGGATGTACTCGATGCCGTACTCCTCGACGCCGGGCCCCGTCTTCGACCCGTCGTCTTCCTTCTCAGTCGGG
This DNA window, taken from Haloarcula ordinaria, encodes the following:
- a CDS encoding TrkH family potassium uptake protein, which gives rise to MSLTSVDVGASLNVVGSILQWLAVPFSIPLVTAFVYGENPVPYLAAIAVSLGVGTLLVQFEREDIYDREAFLAVSLSWLAIALVGAIPFLVEGTGVFTSPVNALFESMSGITTTGATVVRDFEAHSRALLMWRQVIQWLGGLGVLLLATAVLSRLSVAGAQLMESETRTKNVTKLTPAIGETARILVTLYLGLTAAAALLLGLLGVVGLAPKMTVFDAIAHAFTGIATAGFSPRAASVGAFSPAVQWAVILIMVVGATNFILLYAVFRGDVSRLRDSDELHFYLGILAGGSALILALLVANATITGGPEASVRHAVFQVVSIVTTTGYASTDFNIWSAAAKNVLFVGMFVGGMAGSTTCSIKSLRWLLVTKSFWRDLNVSAHPQTIRPIRLGGNAVDEQTVQNVYAYTLVALVFFILGTVLLIADGERAGAPLTEFEALSASASTFFNIGPAFGAAGPYGTYEGFARSSKLLMVLLMWVGRIEIIPVLVLFTPTFWRR
- a CDS encoding thioredoxin domain-containing protein; translation: MSDSPDPTRRNRLDEAQSPYLRQHAENPVHWQPWDETALDAAKERNVPIFLSIGYAACHWCHVMEEESFEDEAIADLLNEHFVPIKVDREERPDIDSVYMSICQQVTGGGGWPLSAWLTPDGEPFYVGTYFPPEEKRGQPGFADLLRDLSNSWADPEQRAEMENRARQWTDAIESDLEATGGQPGDPDEDLIQTAATVAHRGADRQHGGWGSGGPKFPQTGRIHALLRAHSDGGQDDYLAVVEETLDVMADRGLYDHVGGGFHRYATDPQWAVPHFEKMLYDNAEIPRAFLAGYQAIGSERYASVVRETFEFVQRELQHPDGGFFSTLDAVSRPPDDPEGDTEEGAFYVWTPEQAHAAIDDETAAEVFCSYYGVDGKGGFDGGRVLAVRKPVGALVEEFEMDEAEALSHLQTALNQAFEARESRPRPARDEKILAGWNGLMISTLAEGAIVLDDAYADVAADALGFVREHLWNDDAKRLQRRFKDGDVAIDGYLEDYAFLGRGALNLFEATADVEYLAFARDLATAICEAFWDESEGTLYFTPTGGESLVARPQELTDQSTPSSTGVAVELLLSLSHFVDDDRFESVAESVIQTHADRISSNPLQHASLTLATDTYQQGALELTLVGDTGDPPGEWLTTLAETYVPRRLVAWRPAADEGFSEWLASLDLDEAPPIWAGRDPADGDPTVYACRNFACSPPKHDLEAALTWGQN
- a CDS encoding RAD55 family ATPase: MSGVASRYETGIGPLDTGLGGGIPAGSIVALLAAPTSQSELLLSQFATDRPTLYLTARRSVSSVRKAFESTGAEASNRFVRAVDSDAPLVEIAGYVKRVAKPSVVVIDPMDAVETCDTKSLRRFLVWLQERLDATESIAVLHCLAGSSASEQRDVTTYMADLVFNLETSVDNQTVENRLSVPKFRGGPALPAPLNLELTERVAVDID
- a CDS encoding NADPH:quinone reductase, producing the protein MRAVRLHEHGGTDVLGVEETDRPEPADDELLVEVAAAGVNPVDTYFRDGSYTPASLPFSPGVDVAGVVSATGDGVTGFEPGDRVYGTGIGNAAHQGAYAEYATVPTDRVVHLPDGADLTEAGAAGVVAGTAWRSLVDHAELDPAEYCLIHGGSGGVGHAAVQIAAAVSARVVTTAAPTYHEALSDLGAETVLDYDRDDLADAIVDASDGGVDVVLDHRLDDYLQLDADVAADQCRVVGIGENQPNPGFTNDQPARAKDVSYQFMSMFNTPDLRVPLRGVAHLMGTDALSIEVARSYDLEEAAEAQRAVMEDSFMGKLVIEP
- the purD gene encoding phosphoribosylamine--glycine ligase gives rise to the protein MTETVLLVGGGGREHAVARALADSDAALYACAGNRNPGIVDLADGFEALDTTNPQAVTTYAREVEADLAVVGPEAPLAAGVADALDDAGVYAFGPQEAEARIETDKAFQRRFMQEHDIPGCPDFETFEDMDAACDYIDEYDGDLAVKPAGLTGGKGVRVIGDQCTAEEAKEYLRTSDYDRVVLEERLVGEEFTIQAFVANGDLRVTPAVQDHKRAYEGDEGPNTGGMGSYSDAGLALPFMTEDDYTDAVDVLEATVDALEGYKGVLYGQFMLTETGPRVVEFNARFGDPEAMNTLPVLNTDFLDVLTAAREGESLPQLSFQPKATVCKYAVPDGYPTDPESGAKVTIDADNAGEALLFYASVDDREDGIYTTTSRSYAVVGVADSISEAEEIAEGALQRAGTEGLRVRHDIGKPDLVQQRIDHMAEIRGD
- a CDS encoding cupin domain-containing protein, whose translation is MDVVADDSFEEVEVEPGVFLAQMAAGDEMSIQHLRMAPGGRVPEHSHHHEQVGFVYQGAQTFVLEDGEAVTVEAGESYRLESHEVHAAENRGDDELLAIDIFSPPRPNPDWLE